In Chitinophagaceae bacterium C216, the genomic stretch CACTGCATGTCGGTATCAAGGTTCATTTTAATAGCACCATAGCTGATTGCTTCTGCGATTTTTTCTTTTTCAGAACCGCTACCACCGTGGAATACGAAGTAAACCGGTTTGTTGCTAGCAGTTTTGAATTTTTCAGCAATGTATTTTTGACTGTTATCCAAAATAACAGGCGTCAGCTGTACGTTACCGGGTTTGTATACTCCGTGCACATTTCCGAAAGCCGCAGCTACAGTAAACATATTGCTTACAGTGCTTAATCTTTCATAAGCATAAGCCACATCTTCAGGTTGTGTATATAACTTAGAGTTATCTATATTAGTATTGTCTACGCCATCTTCTTCACCACCGGTTACACCCAGTTCTATCTCAATGCTCATACCCAAAGGAGCCATGCGTTTGAAGAATTCCAAAGAAGTGCTTACGTTTTCTTCAATAGGCTCTTCACTCAAATCCAGCATGTGCGAGCTGAACAGGGGTCTCCCTTTTTCTTTATAAAATTTTTCTCCTTCATCGATGAGGGCGCTTACCCAGGGCAACCATTTTCTGGCAGCATGGTCGGTGTGCAGTACTACAGGAACACCATAGTATTTTGCAACAGTGTGCACGTGCAGGGCACCACTCACGGCACCATAAATGTTAGCCTGTAAATTGTCGTTAGGCATTCCTTTACCAGCATAAAACTGCGCTCCACCGTTACTGAACTGAATCATAACAGGAGAATTCACTTTTGCAGCTGTTTCCAGTACAGCGTTTACACTGTCTGTTCCCACAACGTTCACCGCTGGTAATGCAAAATTATTTTCTTTAGCGTCGTTGTACAGAGCTTCCAGCTCCTCGCCGTATAATACTCCGGCAGTGTATTTACTCATCTTTCAAAAATTGATTTTATTAATTAAAATAAGCCTTTCTTTTAAGGCTCGCTAAGATAATAATATTATGTGATAAATACATGAA encodes the following:
- the fba gene encoding Fructose-bisphosphate aldolase — encoded protein: MSKYTAGVLYGEELEALYNDAKENNFALPAVNVVGTDSVNAVLETAAKVNSPVMIQFSNGGAQFYAGKGMPNDNLQANIYGAVSGALHVHTVAKYYGVPVVLHTDHAARKWLPWVSALIDEGEKFYKEKGRPLFSSHMLDLSEEPIEENVSTSLEFFKRMAPLGMSIEIELGVTGGEEDGVDNTNIDNSKLYTQPEDVAYAYERLSTVSNMFTVAAAFGNVHGVYKPGNVQLTPVILDNSQKYIAEKFKTASNKPVYFVFHGGSGSEKEKIAEAISYGAIKMNLDTDMQWAFASGVFEYYRQFEAYLQSQLGNPEGEDKPNKKYYDPRVWLRKGEESFIKRLEISFQDLNCINRNA